In Clostridium omnivorum, the DNA window AATCTCCGTATTGCCACCATATAGGCTTATTTAGATTATATCTTTCTTCTATGTTCTTTTTCACCTCTGGAGGAAGAGGCTTTTCCCTATCAAAAGGTCCTCCTGGAATGGCATGGGAAAGTATAAAGGTTACAGTTACTACAACCCACAAAGTTATTAAACTAGCTCCCAGCCTTTTGAGTATGTATTTAAGCATCTCACCAACTCCTTTTCTAATAGTAATAATTTATTTACATTCTGTTAACATACTCATATATATGAATAAAAAAATTACTATATGCTAGGTTTCACACTTTATGAAATGTAAAATAGTTGTATCAAAGTTATTTCAAAAAATAAAAAAAGACGGTGGGAGATAATTCTCCCAACCGTCTAGTAGAGATGACAAGCCACAAAATGTTCTTTTTCTACTTCCTTAAATACAGGTGACTGTTCGCTGCAAATAGGTTTTGCATATTTACATCTAGCCGCAAATCTACATCCTGGTTTAGGATTGATAGGACTAGGAACTTCACCTTCCAGCATGATTCTTTGTCTATTCTTTTCCACTTCTGGATCTGGAATAGGAATCGCTGAAAGTAGCGCCTGTGTATAAGGATGTAAAGGTTTAGAATATAAATCGTGGCTGCTTGCTAACTCAACCATAGTGCCCAAATACATAACTCCAACTCTATCAGAGATATGCTTAACCATTGAAAGGTCATGGGCAATAAATAAGTAGGTTAATCCAAGTTCCCTTTGAAGTTTAATCAAAAGGTTAACTACTTGAGCTTGAATAGAAACGTCAAGTGCTGATATAGGTTCATCACAAACTATAAAATCAGGTTCGATAGCTAGTGCTCTTGCTATACCTATTCTTTGTCTTTGTCCTCCAGAAAACTCATGAGGAAATCTGGAAGCATGTTCTTTGTTAAGTCCAACAAGCTCTAGTAGCTTAAATATTCTATCAGTTCTTTCTTGTCCTTTATGCAAATTGTGTATATCAATACCTTCTCCAATTATATCTCCAACTGTCATTCTAGGATTTAAGGATGCATAAGGATCCTGGAATATAATTTGAGCTCTTCTTGCAAATTTTTTCTTATCATGCTTGTTTAAGCTATGAATTTCTACTCCATCAAAAGTTACTGTACCACCAGTTGCAGAATATAATCCCATAACTGTTCTTCCGCAAGTAGTCTTACCGCAGCCTGATTCACCAACAAGGCCTAAAGTTTCTCCTTTTTTTATATCAAAACTTACATCATCAACTGCTTTTAGTACAGCATCTTTTCCTAC includes these proteins:
- a CDS encoding ABC transporter ATP-binding protein, with product MASENLIEVRNLKKYFKVGKDAVLKAVDDVSFDIKKGETLGLVGESGCGKTTCGRTVMGLYSATGGTVTFDGVEIHSLNKHDKKKFARRAQIIFQDPYASLNPRMTVGDIIGEGIDIHNLHKGQERTDRIFKLLELVGLNKEHASRFPHEFSGGQRQRIGIARALAIEPDFIVCDEPISALDVSIQAQVVNLLIKLQRELGLTYLFIAHDLSMVKHISDRVGVMYLGTMVELASSHDLYSKPLHPYTQALLSAIPIPDPEVEKNRQRIMLEGEVPSPINPKPGCRFAARCKYAKPICSEQSPVFKEVEKEHFVACHLY